From a region of the Asterias amurensis chromosome 2, ASM3211899v1 genome:
- the LOC139954590 gene encoding trypsin-like: MFNLFAAGMLFVCLAGICPQISFCCPSQSNPPPPPPPPCGGWDDWGEWTECNAPCGAGQRHRTRVCPCETATECPGEDTEYQMCKFMTCFPEADGGCGTRQPEGTSQRIVGGENAARGAWPWYAQLYFRGSFVCGGTLVDNKYIVTAAHCVDGSGGNVAAYWKVILGKNRENDGEDNNEHVSYVTRVIIHESYNRNNNDNDIAVMVLASPLPEESRFINSVCLDAGVSAGFDSTSVCYIAGFGRTQEGGTTADVLQEAMVPFYNTRDCRNAYPGRITDNMICAGYMKGGIDSCQGDSGGPLVCSRRDESANVERWYLAGITSWGYGCARPNNPGVYTKVARYGDWLKNVFASHSGK, translated from the exons ATGTTCAACCTTTTCGCTGCCGGGATGCTCTTTGTCTGTCTCGCAGGGATCTGTCCCCAAATTTCCTTTTGTT GCCCGTCGCAGTCGaacccaccaccaccaccaccaccaccgtGCGGGGGCTGGGATGACTGGGGTGAGTGGACCGAGTGTAACGCGCCATGCGGCGCCGGGCAGAGGCACCGAACCCGGGTCTGCCCCTGCGAGACGGCCACGGAGTGCCCGGGAGAAGACACCGAGTACCAGATGTGTAAATTCATGACGTGTTTTCCCGAAGCAG ACGGCGGTTGCGGAACACGTCAACCAGAGGGAACCTCCCAGCGTATCGTGGGTGGTGAAAACGCTGCACGAGGTGCCTGGCCGTGGTACGCCCAACTTTATTTCCGTGGTTCTTTCGTCTGTGGTGGTACCTTGGTTGACAACAAGTACATTGTTACCGCGGCCCACTGCGTCGATGGTTCGGG TGGCAACGTTGCAGCTTACTGGAAGGTCATTCTGGGCAAGAACAGAGAAAATGACGGCGAGGACAACAATGAGCATGTTAGTTACGTGACACGGGTCATCATTCATGAAAGTTACAACCGCAacaacaatgacaatgacatcgCCGTCATGGTGCTTGCTAGTCCACTACCAGAGGAAAGTCGGTTCATCAACTCGGTTTGTCTGGACGCGGGTGTCAGTGCCGGCTTCGACAGCACATCTGTCTGTTACATCGCTGGGTTTGGCCGCACACAGG AGGGCggtacaactgctgatgttctTCAAGAAGCAATGGTTCCCTTTTACAACACCAGAGATTGCAGAAATGCTTACCCTGGACGTATTACGGACAACATGATCTGTGCAGGATACATGAAAGGAGGAATTGATTCCTGCCAG GGTGACTCCGGCGGTCCATTGGTGTGCAGTAGACGGGATGAGTCAGCGAACGTTGAGCGGTGGTATCTGGCGGGGATCACAAGCTGGGGCTACGGGTGTGCCAGACCGAACAACCCCGGTGTTTACACCAAAGTGGCTCGTTACGGAGACTGGCTCAAAAACGTCTTTGCATCACACAGTGGGAAATAG